From the Pseudomonas putida genome, one window contains:
- a CDS encoding Csu type fimbrial protein — translation MQMKGLLCSLLLLPAGSAWALCSSVATQPAGFGTVNSTLVRTTVQSASSTNSGLQCTGSLLSLLSSNDHFYATITSTTSGLVGPTGDVIPYTLYADNSTSYPITRGVAFDFARNGILDLLGLLNGTTPKSVPLYMKTQIGSNVAAGVYQETLTIAWSWDYCSGIGIGSICLGRDIGAGSRTLNVSLTVSNDCQITTPNISFGSAPVVAGFGTVSQSVNLSCTKGSAYTVGLNDGENVSGGRRRMKSTAGNYLAYDIFKSAGTVRWGSLTTARRSSSDADVNPGNGTGTGSQVFNYNAKVYTDQATPPAASYLDNVILDVQF, via the coding sequence ATGCAGATGAAAGGCCTGTTGTGCAGCCTGCTGCTGTTGCCAGCCGGTTCGGCCTGGGCGCTGTGCTCGTCGGTGGCAACCCAGCCAGCGGGATTCGGCACGGTCAACTCGACCCTGGTGCGTACCACGGTACAGAGCGCTTCAAGCACCAATTCCGGCTTGCAGTGCACCGGCTCGCTATTGAGCCTGCTCAGCTCCAACGACCACTTCTACGCCACCATCACATCCACCACCAGTGGATTGGTCGGCCCTACAGGCGACGTGATTCCATACACCCTGTACGCCGACAACAGCACCAGCTATCCGATCACCCGCGGCGTTGCCTTTGACTTCGCGCGCAATGGCATCCTCGATCTGCTGGGGTTGCTCAATGGCACTACACCCAAATCCGTGCCGCTGTACATGAAGACCCAGATTGGCAGCAATGTCGCCGCGGGTGTGTATCAGGAGACCCTGACCATCGCCTGGAGCTGGGACTACTGCTCCGGGATCGGAATTGGCAGCATCTGCCTGGGGCGTGACATAGGCGCCGGCAGCCGGACATTGAACGTTAGCCTGACCGTGAGCAACGACTGCCAGATCACCACGCCCAACATCAGCTTCGGCAGCGCGCCGGTGGTGGCCGGGTTTGGCACGGTAAGCCAGAGCGTGAACCTGTCGTGCACCAAGGGCAGTGCCTACACGGTGGGCTTGAATGATGGGGAGAATGTGTCGGGTGGGCGGCGGCGGATGAAGTCCACGGCCGGCAACTACCTGGCCTATGACATCTTCAAGAGCGCAGGCACCGTGCGCTGGGGCTCGCTGACCACGGCCCGGCGCTCCAGCAGCGATGCCGACGTGAACCCCGGAAACGGGACCGGGACCGGGAGCCAGGTGTTCAACTACAACGCCAAGGTCTATACCGACCAAGCGACACCACCGGCGGCGAGTTACCTCGACAATGTGATTCTGGATGTGCAGTTCTGA